A region from the Malus domestica chromosome 07, GDT2T_hap1 genome encodes:
- the LOC103439302 gene encoding probable WRKY transcription factor 46, whose protein sequence is MEKRKSMEWEQKSLSNELTQGKELAEQLMSHLHHSSSQETKDFLISKILFSYDKALSLLTGSGDGSDGESKHIAAHESMLESPTSFGNSSPLSEISDQDCKDKNVFKKRKTMPRWTKEVKVSTGTGLDGSLDDGYSWRKYGQKDILGTNHPRGYYRCTHRGTQGCVATKQVQKSDADPTIFVLTYRGLHTCSQVSRSARVKEEFKGNQNKTLEVEKPNQFSTEMSFSFGRAGLRVKTDHLDTRENDIFPSFSFPSTPIESENVGDHIFSAIMMESNLMDDYAPVFGSPATTFESDYLTVSPCHVSSFGLVHEVQTSESGLTEIISAPTSVTNSPIGDFDFSIDDLEFHPDYFGLKC, encoded by the exons ATGGAGAAGAGGAAGAGCATGGAGTGGGAGCAGAAGAGTCTAAGCAATGAGCTAACTCAAGGGAAGGAGCTGGCGGAGCAGCTGATGAGCCACCTCCACCATTCTTCCTCACAAGAAACAAAAGACTTTCTGATTTCAAAGATACTTTTTTCATATGACAAGGCACTCTCACTGCTCACAGGCAGTGGGGATGGCTCTGACGGAGAATCCAAGCACATCGCAGCTCATGAAAGTATGTTGGAATCACCAACTTCATTTGGCAATAGTAGCCCATTGAGTGAGATCTCTGACCAAGATTGCAAGGACAAAAATGTCTTCAAAAAGag GAAAACAATGCCCAGGTGGACTAAGGAAGTGAAGGTTTCCACTGGAACAGGGTTAGACGGGAGTCTTGATGATGGCTATAGTTGGAGAAAATATGGCCAAAAGGATATCCTTGGAACTAATCATCCAAG AGGCTACTACAGATGCACACATCGTGGCACACAGGGTTGCGTAGCGACCAAGCAAGTACAGAAATCAGATGCAGACCCAACAATCTTTGTGCTAACCTACAGGGGATTACATACTTGTAGCCAAGTCTCACGGTCAGCTAGGGTTAAAGAAGAGTTCAAAGgcaaccaaaataaaaccctagaaGTCGAAAAACCGAATCAGTTTTCAACGGAGATGTCATTCAGTTTCGGAAGAGCAGGGCTTAGGGTTAAAACTGACCATTTGGACACTAGAGAGAATGATATATTTCCATCATTCTCCTTCCCTTCCACTCCGATTGAATCCGAAAATGTTGGGGACCATATTTTTAGCGCAATTATGATGGAGAGCAATTTGATGGATGACTATGCTCCGGTATTTGGATCTCCAGCAACAACATTTGAGTCGGACTACTTGACAGTGTCACCGTGCCATGTGAGCAGTTTCGGACTAGTGCATGAAGTGCAGACTTCAGAATCTGGTCTCACGGAGATAATCTCAGCTCCAACTTCAGTCACCAATTCACCAATTGGGGATTTTGACTTCTCAATTGATGATTTGGAATTTCACCCAGATTATTTTGGCTTAAAATGTTAA